The following are encoded in a window of Nitrospirota bacterium genomic DNA:
- a CDS encoding HEAT repeat domain-containing protein encodes MQKRHLYSWGVFVLAVLLGAPQTLWADPVGTGWAIIRVQIPYEAPPKGQDVLAESVPQNTKPLTPEEVQRAEALLPLLEGKQEFWAMGEFVHLGEPAVPVLVKGLTMPGPRIRYNVIETISMLKAVSAVPALVAAAKEPNEIPRVREHALRVAVRLDAAKAVEAIEVMAKDQNSSIRKVAAFESRYVREKAVVPILIGMIGDEERFVALSAVQSLWILTRHESEFHDWEISSKQDRQEWTVEWLEWWNGQKDTFEMPDPKRSGRNRP; translated from the coding sequence GTGCAGAAACGACATCTGTATTCCTGGGGAGTCTTTGTGTTGGCGGTGTTACTGGGAGCGCCCCAGACCTTGTGGGCTGACCCTGTAGGAACAGGATGGGCCATCATTCGAGTGCAGATCCCTTACGAGGCGCCTCCAAAGGGGCAGGACGTTCTGGCTGAGTCCGTTCCACAGAATACGAAACCCTTGACGCCTGAAGAAGTGCAGCGGGCGGAAGCGCTGCTGCCATTGCTTGAGGGGAAGCAAGAGTTTTGGGCGATGGGAGAATTCGTGCACCTCGGCGAGCCTGCCGTGCCGGTCCTGGTGAAGGGCTTGACCATGCCGGGCCCGCGGATTCGGTACAATGTGATTGAAACAATTTCGATGTTGAAGGCGGTCTCGGCGGTTCCAGCCCTCGTTGCAGCTGCCAAGGAGCCGAATGAGATCCCGCGGGTACGTGAACATGCGCTGCGGGTGGCGGTGCGATTGGACGCGGCGAAGGCCGTGGAGGCAATCGAGGTGATGGCGAAGGATCAGAATTCGTCGATCCGGAAGGTCGCCGCCTTTGAGTCCCGCTATGTCAGGGAGAAAGCCGTCGTCCCTATTCTCATCGGGATGATCGGCGATGAGGAACGTTTCGTGGCCCTTTCGGCGGTGCAGTCGCTCTGGATTTTGACCAGGCATGAAAGCGAATTTCACGATTGGGAGATATCGTCCAAGCAAGATCGTCAAGAATGGACAGTCGAGTGGTTGGAATGGTGGAACGGGCAAAAAGATACGTTCGAAATGCCGGACCCGAAGAGGTCGGGGCGTAATCGACCGTAG
- the def gene encoding peptide deformylase → MAILPIAKLGNPILRQIAAKVDPRDIRTKELQRFIDDLFETMLDEPGIGLASPQVSRSIQLVVLGCEGDGEDSFPNTVLINPKIVFYGPQQEENWEGCLSVDGLRGKVTRPAVVRVQALDRDGKSIDIEATGLYAVCIQHEMDHLIGKLFVDRMTDMSTLTQLDEFSRYWQKDSTPVI, encoded by the coding sequence ATGGCTATTCTTCCGATTGCAAAGCTCGGTAATCCTATCCTCCGTCAGATCGCGGCGAAGGTCGACCCTCGCGATATTCGCACGAAAGAGCTGCAGCGTTTCATCGACGATTTGTTTGAAACCATGTTGGATGAGCCTGGCATCGGGTTGGCCTCGCCCCAAGTATCTCGCTCGATCCAACTGGTGGTGCTGGGTTGTGAGGGTGACGGGGAGGACAGTTTTCCCAATACCGTGCTCATCAATCCCAAGATCGTGTTCTACGGCCCTCAGCAGGAGGAAAATTGGGAAGGCTGTCTGAGTGTCGACGGTTTGCGCGGGAAGGTGACGCGCCCGGCTGTGGTGCGAGTGCAGGCGCTGGATCGTGACGGCAAATCTATCGATATCGAAGCGACCGGTCTCTATGCGGTCTGTATCCAGCACGAGATGGATCATCTGATCGGCAAACTGTTCGTAGACCGGATGACCGATATGTCGACGCTCACGCAACTCGACGAGTTCAGTCGTTATTGGCAGAAAGATTCGACCCCGGTCATTTAA
- a CDS encoding ABC transporter ATP-binding protein has product MKTLLRVLQYLSPHRAMVVGTFVFAGLATAFELVPPWLIKVIIDDVIQAGKVQLLGWVFLALCAAYVFRNFCGSMRIRMNNGLEQQVVHDLHVQVFSALQRLSISFYENRPTGEIMSRVLNDTEHMQRIFVDGLEEIITAGLTLIGIMIVLFMLNWKLALLALVPIPLLIVGAALFTKRVHGHYRVIRKGAAELNALLQDVLAGIRETMGFNRQPYEQERFNRKSDRCRQDTLKAMYLWSFYSPGMMLIGSLGGALVLWFGTAEVLEHRLSVGELVMFTSYLALFYVPINQIHSVNHMLQHALAASERVFEVLDLVPDVRDRPDAQIPVPRVRGDVAFDRVGFHYRPDSPILHDVTVSVRAGERVALVGPSGAGKSTTLKLLMRFYDVTEGAITIDGYDIRDLPLAFLRSQIGLVQQEPFLFNGTVRENILYGDLSARQEEVEAAAKVARAHDFIMALPEGYDTWIGERGVKLSVGQRQRVSIARVILKDPPIVMFDEATSNIDTETEVKIREALDDLTKGRTTIIIAHRLSTIHGVDRIIVVDHGRVVEDGTHETLIGRGGVYTRLYDAQFQV; this is encoded by the coding sequence GTGAAAACCCTCCTTCGTGTGCTCCAGTACCTCAGTCCACATCGTGCCATGGTGGTCGGCACCTTTGTGTTTGCCGGGTTAGCCACCGCCTTCGAGCTGGTACCGCCGTGGCTCATAAAAGTGATCATCGACGACGTGATTCAGGCTGGTAAAGTCCAGCTGCTGGGATGGGTGTTTCTCGCGCTCTGCGCCGCGTATGTGTTCAGGAATTTCTGCGGGTCGATGCGCATCAGGATGAATAACGGACTGGAGCAGCAAGTCGTTCATGACCTGCACGTCCAGGTGTTTTCCGCCCTGCAACGACTCTCGATCAGCTTCTACGAAAATCGTCCGACGGGCGAGATCATGTCACGGGTCTTGAACGATACCGAGCATATGCAGCGTATCTTCGTCGACGGTCTCGAAGAGATCATTACGGCAGGGCTGACGCTGATCGGGATCATGATCGTGCTGTTCATGCTCAACTGGAAGCTGGCCTTGTTGGCGCTTGTGCCGATTCCTCTCTTGATCGTGGGTGCGGCCCTGTTTACCAAACGTGTCCATGGGCATTATCGCGTCATTCGAAAGGGAGCCGCCGAATTAAACGCCCTCCTGCAGGACGTGTTGGCCGGTATCCGGGAGACGATGGGGTTCAATCGTCAGCCGTACGAGCAGGAGCGATTCAATCGGAAGAGCGATCGCTGTCGGCAAGATACATTAAAGGCCATGTATCTCTGGTCCTTCTACTCCCCGGGCATGATGCTGATCGGGAGTCTTGGCGGGGCGCTGGTGCTCTGGTTCGGCACAGCAGAGGTTCTAGAGCATCGGCTGTCCGTGGGCGAGCTGGTGATGTTCACCTCCTATCTGGCGCTCTTCTATGTGCCCATCAATCAGATCCACTCGGTGAACCATATGCTGCAACATGCTCTGGCGGCGAGCGAACGGGTATTCGAAGTCCTCGACCTCGTGCCGGATGTCCGGGATCGGCCAGATGCGCAAATCCCGGTCCCTCGTGTCCGAGGGGATGTCGCCTTTGATCGCGTTGGGTTTCATTACCGACCCGATTCGCCGATTTTGCATGACGTGACCGTATCCGTCCGTGCGGGAGAGCGGGTGGCGCTGGTCGGTCCGAGCGGCGCGGGCAAGAGCACGACGCTCAAACTCTTGATGCGGTTTTACGATGTGACAGAGGGTGCCATCACCATCGATGGGTACGATATCCGCGATCTGCCCCTCGCGTTTCTTCGCAGTCAGATCGGGCTAGTTCAGCAAGAGCCGTTCCTGTTCAACGGTACCGTGAGAGAGAACATACTGTATGGAGATCTTTCGGCAAGGCAGGAAGAGGTTGAGGCGGCGGCGAAAGTCGCTCGCGCCCATGACTTTATCATGGCGCTTCCTGAAGGCTACGATACCTGGATCGGAGAGCGAGGCGTCAAGCTGTCAGTTGGGCAGCGACAACGTGTGTCGATCGCCCGTGTGATCCTCAAGGACCCCCCGATCGTCATGTTCGATGAGGCGACCTCCAACATCGATACGGAGACCGAGGTTAAGATTCGCGAGGCGCTGGACGATCTCACGAAGGGGCGGACGACGATCATCATCGCCCACCGCCTCTCTACGATTCACGGAGTGGACAGGATCATTGTTGTCGATCACGGTCGCGTCGTCGAAGATGGCACACATGAGACGTTGATCGGGCGGGGAGGCGTGTATACGCGGCTCTATGACGCCCAGTTCCAGGTCTAG
- a CDS encoding M67 family metallopeptidase, with protein sequence MADLVIPQTILDDMVAHARELDPYECCGLLAGTNGAVTHIYRIKNIVASEGAEKLSSFDPAKAAHLERLSPAERAEIAFVMDMQDFSTAKKDIRNKGLDLQVVYHSHPHDPARPSITDIKIATDYEEIWPKINLPIPAYLILSLMEKSKPDIRGYWIKGGTVSTAHITTAS encoded by the coding sequence GTGGCTGATCTCGTCATTCCTCAAACAATCCTCGACGACATGGTAGCCCATGCCAGGGAACTCGATCCCTACGAATGTTGTGGTCTGCTGGCAGGAACCAACGGCGCCGTTACCCATATCTATCGGATCAAAAATATTGTGGCGAGCGAGGGAGCTGAAAAACTGTCTTCCTTCGACCCGGCAAAGGCGGCACATCTGGAACGACTCTCACCGGCCGAACGAGCCGAAATTGCCTTCGTGATGGATATGCAGGATTTTTCCACGGCAAAGAAGGATATCCGAAACAAAGGGCTCGACCTACAAGTGGTCTACCACTCTCACCCTCACGACCCAGCGCGCCCCTCCATCACCGACATCAAGATTGCCACCGACTACGAAGAAATCTGGCCGAAGATCAATCTGCCAATCCCCGCCTATCTGATTCTCTCCCTCATGGAGAAGTCGAAGCCAGATATACGCGGGTACTGGATCAAGGGCGGGACCGTCTCAACGGCGCACATCACGACCGCTTCCTAA
- the moeB gene encoding molybdopterin-synthase adenylyltransferase MoeB, giving the protein MELTEQQIQRYSRQIILSEVGGKGQMKLSKAKVLLIGAGGLGSPAGLYLAAAGIGTIGLVDGDVVDLSNLQRQIMHSTATVGMPKVESGRKTLSAINPEITIKTYHQNVDSDNILALVSEYDIVLDGSDNFSTRFLVNDACFFAKKTLISASMFRFEGQLTTIKPHAGYPCYRCLYPEPPPAGLVPNCQEAGVLGVLAGTMGILQASEAIKEILGIGETMADRLMIYDALEMKFRKVRRPKDPACPLCGENPKIKDLSMDYVVSCTI; this is encoded by the coding sequence ATGGAACTCACAGAACAACAGATTCAGCGATACAGCCGTCAAATTATTCTCAGCGAAGTCGGCGGCAAGGGCCAGATGAAGTTGAGCAAGGCGAAGGTCTTGCTCATCGGCGCCGGCGGACTCGGTTCGCCTGCAGGACTCTATCTTGCTGCCGCCGGTATCGGCACCATCGGTCTGGTCGATGGTGATGTCGTTGATCTCTCGAATTTGCAGCGGCAAATCATGCATTCCACTGCGACGGTTGGCATGCCGAAAGTGGAGTCTGGCCGTAAGACCCTGTCGGCGATCAACCCTGAAATCACGATTAAGACCTATCACCAGAACGTCGACAGCGACAATATTCTGGCGCTGGTGTCCGAGTATGACATCGTGCTGGACGGATCCGATAACTTTTCGACCAGATTTCTCGTGAACGACGCCTGCTTCTTTGCCAAGAAGACGCTGATCTCCGCCAGCATGTTTCGGTTCGAAGGCCAGCTGACGACGATCAAGCCCCATGCCGGCTACCCCTGCTATCGCTGTCTCTATCCGGAGCCACCGCCGGCTGGATTGGTCCCAAACTGCCAAGAGGCCGGTGTCTTGGGAGTCCTCGCCGGGACGATGGGTATTCTTCAAGCATCGGAAGCGATCAAAGAGATTCTTGGCATCGGGGAAACCATGGCCGATCGCCTCATGATCTACGATGCCCTCGAAATGAAGTTCAGGAAGGTCCGCCGCCCCAAGGACCCGGCCTGCCCGCTCTGCGGCGAGAATCCGAAGATCAAAGATCTGAGCATGGACTACGTCGTCAGCTGCACCATATAA
- a CDS encoding NIL domain-containing protein has translation MPSMKVHVRFPEDKIKEPVIYQIGHEFKVVTNVRRADVRETTGWMDLELTGENAEIERAIAGLRKKGVIVDPIELDVVEG, from the coding sequence ATGCCAAGCATGAAAGTGCATGTACGGTTTCCGGAAGATAAAATCAAAGAGCCCGTCATCTATCAGATCGGCCACGAGTTCAAGGTCGTCACCAACGTTCGACGAGCGGACGTCCGTGAAACCACCGGCTGGATGGATCTCGAGCTGACCGGAGAGAACGCAGAAATCGAACGGGCGATCGCAGGCCTTCGCAAGAAGGGCGTCATCGTCGACCCGATCGAATTGGATGTCGTGGAGGGGTAA
- a CDS encoding MoaD/ThiS family protein: MIKVRIPTPLRPLTKGQGEVEAQATSITEMIDTLNTAHPGIKDRLCDDTGELRRFVNIYVNEEDIRFLKGKETSLKDGDEVSIVPAIAGGSSCQA, from the coding sequence ATGATTAAAGTTCGCATTCCAACTCCGCTCCGCCCCCTCACGAAGGGACAAGGCGAGGTCGAGGCACAGGCCACGAGTATCACGGAGATGATTGACACCTTGAATACCGCACATCCAGGGATCAAGGATCGTCTCTGCGACGACACGGGTGAACTTCGCCGTTTCGTGAACATTTACGTCAACGAGGAAGACATCCGATTCCTCAAGGGCAAAGAGACCTCGCTCAAAGATGGCGACGAAGTCTCGATTGTGCCCGCCATTGCGGGAGGCTCATCATGCCAAGCATGA
- the thrC gene encoding threonine synthase, with amino-acid sequence MTKMKALVCRECGKEYPTKAIHVCEMCFGPLEVKYNYEEIKKNISRKKIQDGPQSIWRYADLLPVEGPTFLGPHAGMTPLVRAKNLGAYLGLDELYIKNDTVNHPTLSFKDRVVAVAITRARELGFETIACASTGNLANSVAAHAAAAGMRAYVFIPADLEAAKVLGNLIYKPNVVEVEGNYDDVNRLCSEIAGEYAWAFVNINVRPYYAEGSKTLAYETVEQLGWRTPDQVVIPMASGSLLTKIWKGLHEMKTLGLVDDVRTRINGAQAEGCSPISTAFKAGRDFFKPVKPKTIAKSLAIGNPADGYYALKATAESKGSMDMVSDDEVVEGIKLLAQTEGIFAETAGGVTIGVLQKLVKQGTIKKGDVTVAYITGNGLKTQEAVIDAVGKPHRIQPSLASFEKTFKMGKNGGGDA; translated from the coding sequence ATGACCAAAATGAAAGCGCTAGTCTGCCGCGAGTGCGGAAAAGAATATCCGACCAAAGCGATCCACGTCTGCGAGATGTGCTTCGGTCCCCTCGAAGTGAAGTACAACTACGAGGAGATCAAGAAGAACATTTCCCGCAAGAAGATCCAGGACGGACCGCAGAGTATCTGGCGTTACGCCGATTTGCTGCCGGTGGAAGGGCCCACCTTCCTCGGCCCGCATGCCGGGATGACCCCGCTGGTGCGCGCCAAGAACCTGGGCGCCTACCTCGGATTGGACGAGCTCTATATTAAGAACGATACGGTGAATCACCCGACGCTCTCGTTCAAAGATCGCGTGGTGGCCGTGGCCATCACCAGAGCCCGCGAACTGGGATTTGAAACTATCGCCTGTGCCTCGACCGGCAACCTGGCGAACTCCGTCGCCGCCCATGCGGCTGCCGCCGGCATGCGCGCCTACGTGTTCATCCCGGCCGATTTGGAAGCCGCGAAAGTCCTTGGTAATTTGATTTATAAACCGAACGTGGTCGAAGTCGAAGGTAATTACGACGACGTCAATCGGCTCTGCAGCGAAATTGCCGGCGAATATGCCTGGGCCTTTGTAAATATCAACGTGCGCCCCTACTATGCAGAAGGCTCGAAGACCCTCGCCTATGAAACCGTGGAACAACTCGGCTGGCGCACGCCGGACCAAGTGGTCATCCCGATGGCCTCAGGCTCGCTCCTGACCAAGATCTGGAAGGGCCTCCATGAAATGAAAACCTTGGGGCTCGTCGACGACGTGCGCACCAGAATCAACGGCGCGCAAGCCGAAGGCTGTTCCCCTATTTCGACGGCGTTCAAGGCCGGACGGGATTTCTTCAAACCGGTGAAACCGAAGACCATCGCCAAGTCCCTGGCTATCGGCAACCCCGCCGACGGGTACTACGCGCTCAAGGCGACGGCCGAGAGCAAGGGCTCCATGGACATGGTGTCGGACGACGAAGTAGTGGAAGGGATTAAACTGCTGGCGCAGACGGAAGGCATCTTCGCAGAAACGGCCGGCGGCGTGACGATCGGTGTGCTCCAGAAGCTGGTGAAACAAGGCACGATCAAGAAGGGCGACGTGACAGTCGCCTATATCACCGGCAACGGCTTGAAGACCCAGGAGGCGGTGATCGATGCGGTCGGCAAGCCTCACCGCATTCAGCCGAGTCTCGCGAGCTTCGAGAAAACCTTTAAGATGGGAAAGAACGGTGGTGGTGACGCATGA
- the moeB gene encoding molybdopterin-synthase adenylyltransferase MoeB, which produces MEFTEDQISRYSRHILLPEVGGKGQKKIAKSKILLVGAGGLGSPAALYLAAAGVGTIGLIDSDVVDLTNLQRQILHHTSDVGRPKVLSGKEKIQGLNPDVQVSMYEERLTAGNALKIINEYDVVIDGVDNFTAKFLINDACFFAEKPLIHGGILRFDGRVTTIVPKQSACYRCVFKTPPPVGLVASCQEAGVIGVLAGIIGTIQATEALKLVLGIGQPLTNRFLDFDARKTQFREIKIKRNPDCALCGAHPTITELFDDGDPFAGCAVRP; this is translated from the coding sequence ATGGAATTTACTGAAGATCAAATATCACGCTACAGCCGGCATATTCTTTTACCGGAAGTCGGTGGCAAGGGGCAGAAGAAGATCGCCAAGTCCAAGATTCTCCTGGTCGGCGCGGGAGGGCTTGGGTCGCCTGCTGCCCTCTATTTGGCCGCGGCCGGAGTCGGCACGATCGGGCTCATCGATAGCGACGTGGTGGATCTGACCAACCTGCAACGTCAGATTCTCCATCACACGTCGGATGTGGGTCGCCCCAAAGTGCTCTCGGGCAAAGAGAAGATCCAGGGATTGAACCCGGACGTCCAGGTCTCGATGTACGAAGAGCGGCTCACCGCGGGAAATGCGTTGAAGATCATCAACGAGTACGATGTCGTGATCGACGGGGTCGACAACTTTACCGCCAAGTTTCTGATCAACGACGCCTGCTTCTTTGCCGAAAAACCGTTGATCCATGGCGGCATCCTCCGCTTCGATGGTCGGGTGACGACCATTGTACCGAAGCAGTCAGCCTGTTATCGTTGCGTGTTCAAGACGCCGCCGCCGGTCGGGCTGGTCGCCTCCTGCCAGGAAGCGGGCGTGATCGGCGTATTAGCCGGCATCATCGGCACGATCCAGGCGACGGAAGCGTTGAAACTGGTCTTAGGCATCGGGCAGCCGTTGACGAACCGATTCCTGGACTTCGATGCACGCAAGACCCAGTTCCGAGAGATTAAGATCAAGCGAAATCCCGATTGCGCGCTCTGTGGTGCGCACCCGACGATTACCGAATTGTTCGACGACGGCGATCCTTTTGCAGGCTGTGCCGTCCGGCCGTAA
- the cysK gene encoding cysteine synthase A, whose translation MPLYKDITELIGRTPLVRLNRLSPTGGATIYGKVEFFNPGGSIKDRICLNMINEAERLGHLKPGGTIVEPTSGNTGIGLALVAAVRGYKLILVMPESMSMERASLLSSYGAQLVLTPAWEGMKGSIREAESIIAQNPSYYMPDQFSNPANPAMHKKTTAIEILDALDGKIDAFVAAVGTGGTITGCGELFKERNRDVKVIAVEPAGSPVLSGGEPGPHKIQGIGAGFVPKVLNRAIIDRVMTVTDDEAYQTAKQLSKKEGLLVGISAGANVFAAQKIAQELGPGKNVVTILCDTGERYISIEKYFNI comes from the coding sequence ATGCCTCTGTACAAGGATATTACCGAACTCATCGGGCGGACTCCCCTTGTCCGTCTGAACCGGCTTTCGCCGACCGGCGGAGCGACGATCTACGGAAAGGTCGAGTTCTTTAATCCTGGCGGAAGCATCAAGGACCGGATCTGTCTCAACATGATCAACGAGGCAGAACGCCTGGGTCATTTAAAGCCGGGCGGCACGATTGTCGAGCCCACGAGTGGGAACACCGGAATCGGGCTGGCATTGGTCGCCGCGGTCCGTGGCTATAAGCTGATTCTCGTCATGCCGGAGAGCATGAGCATGGAGCGGGCCAGTCTCTTGTCCTCCTACGGCGCACAGCTCGTCTTGACGCCGGCCTGGGAAGGGATGAAGGGCTCGATCCGCGAGGCGGAGAGCATCATCGCGCAAAATCCGTCGTACTATATGCCGGATCAGTTTTCCAATCCGGCAAATCCGGCGATGCATAAGAAGACCACTGCGATCGAGATTCTGGATGCGCTCGACGGAAAGATCGATGCCTTCGTCGCGGCGGTTGGCACTGGCGGCACGATTACCGGATGCGGCGAATTGTTCAAGGAACGGAATCGCGACGTGAAAGTGATCGCCGTGGAACCGGCCGGCTCGCCGGTCTTGTCCGGCGGAGAACCGGGGCCGCATAAGATTCAGGGTATCGGCGCAGGGTTCGTCCCGAAAGTATTGAACCGGGCCATCATCGATCGGGTGATGACCGTGACCGACGACGAAGCCTATCAAACGGCCAAGCAGCTATCGAAGAAGGAAGGTCTCCTGGTCGGTATCTCCGCGGGAGCCAATGTGTTCGCTGCACAGAAAATCGCACAGGAACTGGGACCGGGCAAGAACGTGGTCACGATCCTCTGCGATACGGGCGAGCGGTATATCAGCATCGAAAAGTATTTCAACATTTGA
- the thiS gene encoding sulfur carrier protein ThiS, with the protein MQVKINGKPEEISGGTVLDLLQAKKIEPQMVAVEVNDTVLDRNLLATTSLNEGDRVEFLFYMGGGR; encoded by the coding sequence GCAAGCCAGAAGAGATTTCAGGAGGAACGGTCCTCGATCTTCTCCAGGCCAAAAAAATCGAACCGCAAATGGTTGCAGTCGAAGTCAACGACACCGTGCTAGACCGGAATCTTCTCGCCACCACCAGCCTGAACGAGGGCGACCGGGTCGAGTTCTTATTCTATATGGGAGGTGGCCGGTGA